One window of the Candidatus Methylomirabilis lanthanidiphila genome contains the following:
- a CDS encoding acetoacetate metabolism regulatory protein AtoC translates to MKRARILLVDDEPEIRRLLSRHLGRLGYTVQEAADGEAAAALAKHETPDVVITDMAMPRLGGLGLLEALRSVDHDLPVIVLTGHGSFDNAIAAMRKGILFDYLHKPLEELSLLEVAVARALEVRELRAKAREADQVVAIRELAVTASDKILNPLNVISLSVERLAREGITTEAKAKAVSHIEAAVGTITKVVRQMRAVARYTPREVIPGLWEIDLDRAVVDELREKNHESLPPT, encoded by the coding sequence ATGAAGCGCGCGCGCATTCTGCTGGTCGATGACGAGCCGGAGATTCGCCGTTTGCTGTCGCGTCACCTCGGGCGGCTGGGGTACACTGTACAGGAGGCCGCGGATGGCGAGGCGGCTGCGGCGCTGGCGAAGCATGAGACTCCGGATGTCGTGATTACCGATATGGCAATGCCTCGCCTGGGCGGCCTCGGGTTGCTCGAGGCGCTGCGGAGCGTGGACCACGATCTCCCCGTCATCGTGCTCACCGGACATGGGTCGTTCGACAACGCCATCGCCGCGATGCGCAAGGGGATCCTCTTCGACTATCTGCACAAACCGCTCGAGGAATTGAGCCTGCTGGAGGTTGCGGTGGCCAGGGCGTTGGAAGTAAGGGAGTTGCGCGCCAAGGCCCGCGAGGCGGACCAGGTCGTCGCCATCCGGGAGTTGGCGGTCACCGCGAGCGATAAGATCCTGAATCCTCTGAACGTCATCAGTTTGAGCGTAGAGCGGCTCGCGCGCGAAGGGATCACAACAGAGGCGAAAGCGAAGGCGGTCTCACATATTGAGGCGGCTGTCGGGACCATCACCAAGGTCGTCCGACAGATGCGCGCGGTGGCGCGATACACGCCCCGAGAGGTCATTCCGGGGTTGTGGGAGATCGATCTCGATCGGGCCGTCGTCGACGAGTTGCGCGAGAAGAACCATGAGTCATTACCGCCAACATAA
- a CDS encoding HAD-superfamily hydrolase, subfamily IA, variant 3, translating into MTLKAVIFDAGNTLMLVNYGVVVEALGAEGWDVEEAAVREAEYRARVRLDQVLARRHSTEAPEIFRTYMRFVCEEIDVPWDEAAERALGRIAAYHRVHNLWDRLNPQAQTVLEMLRDRGLTLGMISNSNGWVERLVMENGLRPYFHFVLDSRLIGVEKPDPRIFQIALDRLGIDPAEALYIGDLYSIDVVGSRAAGMRAILLDPAGLWDHVDCPKARDLSEAADLILKQIGAGLPRPWAG; encoded by the coding sequence ATGACGCTGAAGGCGGTGATCTTCGATGCCGGCAACACGCTGATGCTCGTCAACTACGGCGTGGTGGTTGAGGCGTTGGGGGCTGAGGGATGGGATGTGGAGGAGGCGGCGGTACGTGAGGCCGAGTATCGCGCCAGGGTGCGCCTGGATCAGGTCCTGGCCCGCCGTCATTCGACCGAGGCGCCGGAGATCTTTCGGACATACATGCGCTTTGTCTGCGAGGAGATCGATGTGCCGTGGGACGAGGCCGCCGAGCGGGCTCTGGGCCGGATTGCCGCGTACCATCGGGTGCACAACCTCTGGGACCGGCTCAACCCGCAGGCCCAGACAGTACTCGAGATGCTGCGCGATCGCGGGCTGACGCTCGGGATGATCTCGAATTCGAACGGGTGGGTCGAACGCCTGGTGATGGAGAACGGGCTGCGCCCGTATTTTCACTTTGTGCTGGACTCGCGGCTCATTGGCGTGGAAAAGCCCGATCCCAGGATCTTTCAGATCGCGCTCGACCGGCTCGGGATCGATCCAGCCGAGGCGCTGTATATCGGCGACCTGTACTCCATCGATGTCGTGGGGTCGAGAGCGGCCGGGATGCGCGCGATTCTGCTCGATCCTGCCGGTCTATGGGACCATGTCGACTGCCCCAAGGCGCGCGACCTGTCCGAAGCCGCCGACCTGATCCTGAAGCAGATAGGGGCGGGGTTGCCCCGCCCCTGGGCAGGATAA
- the cofC gene encoding 2-phospho-L-lactate guanylyltransferase: MRRYAIAVMARAPEPGRVKTRLVPPLSCECAANLYRCLLLDKLLQVAGLTDIDPYLAYTPLEARPSMLALLPDGFTLIPQAGSTLGDRLHRLSAILLERGHQAVILIDSDSPTLPTPYLLDAVKQLQGGTTDLVLGPTDDGGYYLIGLKRPCRALFDDIPWSSQTVLNETLHRATAQRLQVAVLPPWFDVDTPDDLTRLQRDLATAGAAIAPHTRRFLFG, encoded by the coding sequence ATGCGACGATACGCGATTGCGGTAATGGCCAGGGCGCCGGAGCCGGGGCGGGTTAAGACACGCCTCGTTCCGCCGTTAAGTTGTGAGTGCGCGGCGAACCTGTACCGATGCCTGCTGTTGGACAAGCTGCTGCAGGTGGCCGGGCTCACCGACATCGATCCGTATCTGGCCTACACACCGCTTGAGGCGAGACCGTCGATGCTCGCGCTGCTGCCGGACGGCTTTACGCTGATTCCGCAGGCCGGTTCGACGCTCGGAGACCGGCTTCACCGGCTCTCAGCGATTCTCCTGGAGCGAGGCCACCAGGCGGTCATCCTGATCGATAGCGACAGCCCGACCCTGCCGACGCCCTACCTGCTTGATGCGGTCAAGCAATTGCAGGGCGGGACCACAGACCTGGTGCTCGGCCCGACAGACGACGGAGGCTATTACCTCATCGGTCTCAAGCGTCCCTGCCGAGCGCTCTTCGACGATATCCCCTGGAGCAGCCAGACAGTCCTCAATGAGACGCTCCATCGCGCCACAGCGCAACGATTACAGGTGGCCGTGCTTCCGCCCTGGTTCGATGTGGATACGCCTGACGACCTGACCAGGCTCCAACGTGATCTGGCGACCGCCGGGGCAGCCATAGCGCCCCACACGCGGCGCTTCTTGTTCGGGTAG
- a CDS encoding glucokinase (Glucose kinase) → MTMILAGDIGGTKTVIGLFEAAGNRLQAIRDETFPSRNYDTLEEILSRFLGSESRTSLRAACFGVAGPVIEGRCKVTYLPWVLDECNLAKTLHIPHLKLLNDLEATAYGMLHIEPTDLCVLQSGLTRTGNIAVIAAGTGLGEAILYWDGTRHHPMATEGGHTDFAPRSDLEVNLLRYLQREAGHVSYERVLSGPGLFNIYRFLRDSGFASEPDWLRTRIAADDASAAISEIGLAGDDPLCTKALDLFCSVYGAEAGNLALKAFAIGGVYIGGGIGPKILPRLQDGTFIRAFADKGRFADLLRSIEVKAAVNPRTALLGAAHYALQLTGDSAPPT, encoded by the coding sequence ATGACCATGATCCTGGCTGGCGACATTGGGGGCACGAAGACCGTAATTGGCCTGTTTGAAGCGGCCGGTAACCGGCTGCAAGCTATCCGCGACGAGACGTTCCCCAGCCGGAACTACGATACGCTCGAAGAGATCCTCAGCCGATTCCTGGGGTCGGAGTCTCGCACATCGCTCCGCGCAGCCTGCTTCGGGGTAGCCGGACCGGTGATCGAAGGCAGGTGTAAAGTCACATACCTTCCCTGGGTACTGGATGAGTGCAACCTGGCTAAAACCCTTCATATTCCGCACCTGAAGCTCCTGAACGATCTGGAGGCCACGGCCTACGGGATGCTCCACATCGAGCCGACTGATCTGTGCGTGCTTCAGTCGGGTCTTACGCGCACGGGGAACATCGCCGTCATCGCGGCGGGGACGGGTTTGGGAGAGGCGATCCTCTATTGGGACGGGACACGTCATCACCCGATGGCCACCGAAGGGGGCCACACCGACTTTGCCCCGCGCAGCGATCTGGAGGTCAACCTCCTGCGCTATCTTCAACGAGAGGCCGGCCACGTCAGCTACGAGCGCGTGTTGTCCGGACCTGGACTCTTCAATATCTATCGGTTCCTGCGGGACAGCGGCTTCGCCTCAGAGCCGGACTGGCTGCGCACTCGGATCGCGGCAGATGACGCGAGCGCCGCCATCTCCGAGATCGGACTGGCAGGGGACGACCCTCTCTGCACAAAAGCGCTCGACCTTTTCTGCTCTGTGTATGGAGCGGAGGCGGGTAATCTAGCCTTAAAAGCTTTCGCCATCGGCGGGGTGTATATCGGGGGAGGGATCGGGCCGAAGATCTTGCCGAGGCTTCAAGACGGTACGTTCATTCGTGCCTTCGCCGACAAGGGGCGTTTCGCCGACCTGCTCCGGTCGATTGAGGTAAAGGCCGCAGTCAATCCCCGTACGGCCCTGCTCGGCGCCGCCCACTACGCCCTCCAGCTCACGGGAGACAGCGCGCCGCCGACATAA
- a CDS encoding transaldolase produces MNHLNRQTYALPDDLVAAVRASLRAWYESGNVHRLWARDATLWTGTDEGGWLGWLGIIEDRRESETYLRAIAEEVGPARFTHALLLGMGGSSLCPEVVAGTFGRQAGYPELYVLDSTDPAHVKGIEQRVDLADTLFIVSSKSGTTLEPNMFTQYFYDRVGQVVGADKAGSRFIAITDPDSTLQQLAERLGFRRVFHGLPSIGGRYSALSTFGLVPTAIMGVDALALLDRAAEMARACASCVPIEENPGVTLGTILGILAARGRDKVTIVASPDIRRFGAWLEQLLAESTGKTGRGLIPVDREALGPPDLYGADRLFVYLRMVSGPDRSQDAALDALERAGQPVVRISLTDPYDLGAELFRWEIATAVAGSILGVNPFDQPDVEASKVAARTLTAVYEQTGSLPPEAPFLQERGIALFSDQRNAAALTEAAGRDRSLVGYLRAHLNRLQSSNYFAILAYIEMNDAHEDVLGLLRHAVRDAKRTATCVGFGPRYLHSTGQTYKGGPNTGVFLQITCDDAIDLPVPGQRFSFGMVKAAQARGDFQVLTERHRRALRVHLGSDVEAGLATLHTAFQQALRR; encoded by the coding sequence GAGGATCGGCGGGAAAGTGAGACCTACCTGCGCGCGATCGCTGAAGAGGTGGGACCCGCGAGGTTTACACATGCGCTGCTCCTGGGGATGGGAGGATCCAGTCTTTGCCCCGAGGTCGTAGCCGGCACATTCGGCAGGCAGGCCGGCTATCCGGAGCTGTACGTCCTGGACTCGACCGACCCCGCTCACGTTAAGGGCATCGAACAGCGGGTAGACCTCGCCGACACGCTCTTTATCGTATCGAGCAAGTCGGGTACGACCCTTGAGCCGAATATGTTCACTCAGTATTTCTATGACCGTGTGGGACAGGTCGTCGGCGCCGACAAGGCGGGGAGCCGATTCATCGCCATTACCGATCCGGATTCGACGCTCCAGCAACTCGCTGAGCGCCTCGGATTTCGTCGCGTCTTCCATGGGCTCCCGAGCATCGGCGGCCGATACTCGGCCCTGTCGACCTTCGGCCTGGTGCCGACAGCCATCATGGGAGTCGACGCGCTCGCGCTGCTGGACCGCGCCGCAGAAATGGCGCGCGCCTGCGCCTCATGCGTCCCGATCGAGGAGAACCCCGGAGTTACCCTCGGCACCATCCTCGGTATCCTTGCCGCACGGGGGCGCGATAAAGTGACGATCGTCGCCTCGCCCGACATTCGGCGCTTTGGCGCCTGGCTGGAGCAACTGCTGGCCGAGTCGACCGGAAAAACAGGAAGGGGGCTGATCCCCGTCGATCGCGAGGCGTTGGGTCCTCCCGACCTCTACGGCGCAGATCGGCTGTTCGTCTACCTCAGGATGGTATCGGGTCCGGATCGGTCGCAGGACGCGGCGCTTGACGCCCTCGAACGCGCCGGTCAACCCGTGGTCCGGATTAGCCTGACCGATCCGTACGATCTGGGAGCCGAACTCTTCCGGTGGGAGATCGCCACCGCGGTGGCCGGGTCGATCCTCGGCGTGAACCCGTTTGATCAGCCTGATGTGGAGGCTAGTAAGGTCGCGGCACGGACATTGACGGCCGTATATGAGCAGACAGGCTCACTCCCTCCGGAAGCGCCGTTCCTGCAGGAGCGCGGCATCGCGCTGTTCAGCGACCAGCGGAACGCTGCGGCGCTGACGGAGGCAGCCGGACGCGATCGGTCGCTCGTCGGATATCTTCGGGCGCATCTGAACCGATTGCAGTCCAGCAATTACTTCGCCATCCTAGCCTATATCGAGATGAACGACGCCCATGAAGACGTGCTTGGGCTGCTGCGTCACGCAGTCCGCGACGCCAAGCGTACGGCAACATGTGTCGGCTTTGGCCCGCGTTACCTGCACTCGACCGGCCAGACATACAAGGGCGGACCGAATACGGGCGTCTTCCTACAGATCACCTGCGACGACGCGATCGACCTGCCTGTCCCCGGGCAGAGGTTTAGCTTCGGCATGGTCAAGGCCGCACAGGCGCGCGGCGACTTCCAGGTCTTGACGGAGCGTCATCGTCGGGCATTGCGGGTTCATCTCGGCTCCGACGTGGAGGCAGGCCTGGCGACACTGCACACCGCCTTCCAGCAAGCCCTGCGGCGCTGA